A portion of the Coleofasciculus sp. FACHB-T130 genome contains these proteins:
- a CDS encoding iron ABC transporter permease: protein MNNWLVVRSKALPVSFRIDRRIPTILSILLFVTLAAMVVSVSYGEYPIPIISVIKTLLGLETGNADYPFIINTLRLPRTLVAALVGVALAVSGTILQGITRNPLADPGIIGINAGASLAAVSLIVLFPSVPIAILPVSAFGGALAVAFLIYFLAWDRGSSPVRLILIGVGIAAVIGALTSLMVTFGEINSVSQALVWLAGSVYGRSWEEVWSVAPWFAVLVPLALGKARQLNALNLGDDVAKGLGSSVEWERGWLLAIATALTGAAVATAGTISFVGLMAPHIARQLVGSTHEGLIPVSATIGAMIVVVADLLGRSLFAPTELPCGVITAVIGAPYFIYVLVQNRKQ from the coding sequence ATGAACAACTGGTTGGTCGTTCGTTCTAAGGCACTTCCGGTATCCTTCCGGATCGATCGGCGTATCCCGACGATTCTGAGTATCCTGCTGTTCGTTACCCTGGCGGCGATGGTTGTCAGTGTTTCTTACGGGGAATATCCGATTCCCATCATCTCCGTCATCAAAACCCTACTCGGACTGGAAACCGGAAACGCTGACTATCCATTCATTATCAATACACTGCGACTGCCGAGAACCTTAGTCGCGGCTCTTGTGGGAGTGGCATTGGCGGTTTCCGGTACGATCTTGCAAGGCATTACCCGCAATCCCCTAGCAGACCCAGGCATCATCGGGATTAACGCGGGTGCAAGTCTGGCGGCGGTTAGTCTGATTGTTTTGTTTCCCAGTGTCCCGATTGCAATCTTGCCGGTGTCTGCCTTTGGGGGAGCATTGGCTGTCGCTTTTCTGATTTACTTTTTGGCATGGGATCGGGGGAGTTCTCCGGTTCGCCTAATTTTGATTGGTGTCGGGATTGCCGCAGTCATCGGCGCTTTGACTAGCTTGATGGTGACATTCGGTGAGATTAATAGTGTGAGTCAGGCGTTGGTGTGGTTGGCGGGGAGTGTCTACGGTCGCAGTTGGGAGGAGGTATGGTCTGTTGCACCTTGGTTCGCGGTGTTGGTGCCCTTGGCTTTGGGGAAAGCGCGACAGCTGAATGCTTTAAATTTGGGCGATGATGTTGCCAAAGGGCTGGGTAGTTCGGTGGAATGGGAACGCGGCTGGTTACTCGCGATCGCTACCGCGTTGACGGGTGCGGCAGTGGCTACGGCTGGTACGATTAGCTTTGTTGGGTTAATGGCACCGCACATCGCCCGTCAATTGGTGGGTTCAACTCATGAGGGGTTAATTCCTGTCTCGGCAACGATTGGGGCAATGATTGTAGTGGTTGCGGATTTGCTAGGGCGATCGCTATTTGCTCCCACCGAACTTCCCTGTGGTGTCATTACAGCCGTCATTGGCGCTCCTTACTTTATCTATGTGTTGGTGCAAAACCGCAAACAATGA
- a CDS encoding retropepsin-like aspartic protease, whose protein sequence is MKRFLTVVVSLTGLVSYAAVAGVPEAAKAQDAACFMVAPGGRTIDLGSLCGTDEGNKRVFQARIKRRAGGTPVIDVMFNGGQTFEMIVDTGASGTMITRQMASALRVVPVKTVKADTASAVGVEFPVGYVQSIAVDGAVANKVLVAIAGPEQDMGLLGHDFFGNYDVTIKRDVVEFHRR, encoded by the coding sequence ATGAAACGATTTTTAACCGTGGTAGTTTCTCTAACTGGGCTGGTTTCCTACGCAGCCGTAGCGGGGGTGCCAGAGGCGGCTAAGGCTCAGGACGCGGCTTGCTTCATGGTGGCACCGGGGGGCAGAACGATAGACTTGGGGAGTCTCTGCGGTACCGATGAGGGGAACAAACGAGTCTTTCAAGCCAGAATCAAACGCCGCGCCGGTGGCACACCCGTCATTGATGTCATGTTTAATGGCGGACAGACTTTTGAGATGATTGTAGACACCGGGGCTAGCGGCACGATGATTACCCGCCAGATGGCATCAGCGTTGCGAGTGGTGCCGGTGAAGACTGTTAAAGCTGATACGGCGAGTGCGGTGGGAGTCGAGTTTCCCGTCGGCTATGTGCAATCAATTGCCGTGGATGGTGCTGTCGCTAACAAAGTGCTAGTTGCGATCGCTGGCCCAGAACAAGATATGGGATTGTTAGGACACGACTTCTTTGGCAATTACGATGTCACGATTAAACGCGATGTCGTCGAGTTCCACCGTCGCTAA
- the dhaK gene encoding dihydroxyacetone kinase subunit DhaK: MKKLINNSDNVVRESLEGMAAAHPDLIKVHFDPHFIYRVEAPIPGKVALISGGGSGHEPMHGGFVGLGMLDAACPGEVFTSPTPDQMLEAAKMVTGGAGVLNIVKNYSGDVMNFEMAAELAHSEGISVLNILIDDDIAVKDSLYTQGRRGVGATVLAEKICGAAAQQGYDLTQVANLCRQVNLNGRSMGMALTSCTVPAKGSPTFSLGDDEIESGIGIHGEPGRQRMSLKSADEITEMLAVSIIEDRNYTRTVREWDADKGEWVEQELIDPAFESGDRVLAFVNSMGGTPLSELYIVYRKLAEICEKKKLQIVRNLIGPYITSLDMQGCSITLLKLDDEMIQLWDAPVKTPALRWGI; the protein is encoded by the coding sequence ATGAAAAAACTCATCAATAACTCCGATAATGTAGTGCGCGAAAGCCTGGAAGGAATGGCAGCAGCGCATCCCGACCTGATTAAAGTCCATTTTGACCCCCACTTTATCTATCGCGTCGAGGCACCCATTCCTGGCAAAGTCGCCCTCATCTCCGGGGGGGGTAGCGGACACGAACCGATGCATGGCGGTTTTGTCGGTTTGGGGATGCTGGATGCGGCTTGTCCGGGTGAAGTCTTCACTTCTCCTACCCCTGACCAGATGCTAGAAGCTGCCAAGATGGTTACGGGGGGTGCGGGTGTCCTCAATATCGTCAAGAATTACAGCGGCGATGTGATGAACTTCGAGATGGCAGCAGAACTCGCGCACTCAGAGGGCATTTCGGTACTCAATATCTTGATCGATGATGATATCGCTGTCAAAGATAGCCTTTATACTCAAGGGCGTCGGGGTGTCGGCGCGACGGTACTCGCTGAAAAAATCTGCGGTGCTGCTGCCCAACAAGGTTACGATCTCACGCAGGTTGCCAACCTCTGTCGCCAAGTTAATCTCAACGGGCGTAGCATGGGTATGGCGCTGACTTCTTGTACCGTCCCCGCGAAAGGTAGCCCGACTTTTAGTTTGGGGGATGATGAAATAGAATCCGGCATCGGCATTCACGGAGAACCGGGACGACAGCGAATGTCCTTGAAGTCAGCCGATGAAATTACCGAGATGCTAGCGGTTTCTATCATCGAAGACAGAAATTACACCCGCACTGTGCGCGAGTGGGATGCAGATAAGGGAGAATGGGTGGAACAGGAACTCATTGACCCTGCGTTTGAAAGTGGCGATCGCGTTCTTGCCTTTGTTAACAGTATGGGCGGCACTCCCCTTTCTGAGTTGTACATTGTCTATCGAAAACTAGCAGAAATCTGCGAAAAGAAAAAACTTCAAATTGTTCGTAATTTAATTGGCCCTTACATCACCTCTTTGGATATGCAAGGATGTTCCATCACTCTACTGAAGTTAGATGATGAGATGATTCAACTTTGGGATGCACCCGTGAAGACACCAGCTTTAAGGTGGGGAATATAA
- a CDS encoding LD-carboxypeptidase, giving the protein MSFLINRRQFLKTVALSAIATEIATEFPQIAIANPFLKTALKPPRLKVGDTVGLINPASPIDAKDIAQVQQTLASLGLKVKLGKHLLDRYGYLAGSDRDRASDVNAMFADASVKAIVAVRGGWGCNRILPLLNYPLIQASPKILIGYSDITSLLLAIYAKSGVVTFHGPVGTSTWNPFTVDYVKRILFNGEAVTMQNPPNASFKVEIITPGKARGKLVGGNLSVLAAMVGSSYLPDWKQSILFVEEIGEEAYRIDRMLTQLKLAGILEQISGFIFGQCTDCQPKDNQPYLTLSQVLREHIQPLGIPAWYGSQIGHIKDKFTLPVGVPVEIDANQNTIRMLESSVK; this is encoded by the coding sequence TTGTCATTCCTTATTAATCGCCGTCAGTTTCTTAAAACCGTTGCGCTTTCCGCGATCGCAACTGAGATCGCAACTGAGTTCCCGCAGATTGCGATCGCAAATCCATTTTTAAAAACCGCCTTAAAACCACCCCGCCTCAAAGTCGGCGATACGGTGGGATTAATTAATCCCGCTAGTCCCATTGACGCGAAAGACATTGCACAGGTACAGCAAACCCTGGCAAGTTTGGGGTTAAAGGTTAAATTAGGGAAGCATCTTCTCGACCGTTACGGTTATTTGGCAGGAAGCGATCGCGATCGCGCATCTGATGTAAACGCTATGTTTGCCGATGCTTCTGTAAAAGCGATTGTTGCTGTGCGTGGCGGTTGGGGTTGCAATCGGATTTTGCCACTCTTGAATTATCCCCTCATCCAAGCTTCTCCCAAAATCCTCATTGGTTACAGCGATATTACTTCGCTGCTGTTAGCAATTTATGCCAAAAGTGGCGTTGTCACTTTTCATGGCCCCGTCGGCACATCCACTTGGAATCCGTTTACCGTAGATTATGTTAAACGCATTCTATTTAATGGGGAAGCCGTCACAATGCAAAATCCCCCGAATGCTAGCTTTAAAGTAGAAATAATTACGCCTGGAAAGGCTAGGGGAAAATTAGTTGGGGGCAATTTATCAGTGCTGGCGGCAATGGTGGGGTCATCTTATCTGCCAGATTGGAAACAAAGTATCTTATTTGTAGAAGAAATTGGGGAGGAAGCTTACCGGATAGACCGGATGCTGACTCAGCTAAAACTCGCCGGTATTCTAGAGCAAATTTCTGGGTTTATTTTTGGGCAATGTACCGATTGCCAACCCAAAGATAATCAACCTTACCTAACTTTATCGCAAGTATTGAGAGAACACATTCAACCTTTAGGAATTCCAGCTTGGTATGGTTCGCAGATTGGTCATATTAAAGATAAATTTACTTTGCCAGTCGGCGTGCCAGTAGAAATTGATGCCAATCAGAATACAATTCGGATGCTAGAGTCATCTGTTAAATGA
- a CDS encoding sulfite exporter TauE/SafE family protein codes for MEKPNAPVVETNRSSLVRHHPQLAFLYAVPIGALGGLIGLGGAEFRLPVLAGVLGYSVRQAVPLNLAVSLITIAASLAIRGKTLSFDSVLPLLPVVLSLIAGAIITAFLGVALAGRLSNEQLERTILVLLVGVGIALIVESFLPQQIPALLPAALTWRILAGILFGLAIGLVSSLLGVAGGEIIIPTLVFAFGVDMKTAGTASLLISFPTVLVGLIQYASRGAFRDRSPLKNTITPMSIGSVIGAIIGGMLAGIVPASALKLILGAILNISAFRVFQTSR; via the coding sequence ATGGAGAAGCCCAACGCACCCGTTGTAGAGACAAACAGAAGTTCTCTTGTCCGACATCATCCCCAACTTGCATTTCTCTATGCTGTACCTATTGGGGCACTGGGAGGGCTGATTGGTTTAGGAGGTGCGGAGTTTCGATTACCTGTGTTGGCTGGTGTGCTGGGCTATTCAGTCCGTCAGGCTGTCCCGCTGAATTTGGCTGTTAGCTTAATTACAATTGCCGCATCCCTAGCAATTCGAGGTAAAACACTCTCATTCGATTCAGTGCTACCTTTATTGCCTGTGGTGCTGTCCTTGATTGCTGGAGCAATTATCACAGCTTTTTTGGGCGTAGCTTTGGCAGGACGGCTGTCAAATGAACAGCTTGAGCGAACTATCTTAGTGCTGCTAGTCGGAGTTGGAATTGCTCTAATTGTTGAGAGCTTTCTACCTCAGCAGATACCCGCTCTCTTACCTGCTGCCTTAACTTGGCGTATTTTAGCCGGAATTCTGTTTGGTTTGGCGATTGGGCTGGTTAGCAGTCTATTAGGGGTAGCTGGGGGTGAAATTATCATCCCCACACTCGTTTTTGCCTTCGGTGTAGATATGAAGACAGCAGGAACCGCGAGTTTGCTCATCAGTTTTCCAACTGTGTTAGTCGGGTTGATTCAATACGCTAGCCGGGGAGCATTCCGCGATCGCTCTCCGCTGAAAAATACGATTACTCCCATGAGTATCGGGTCAGTGATTGGAGCAATTATCGGCGGAATGCTGGCTGGAATCGTTCCAGCATCAGCGCTAAAGTTGATTCTAGGAGCGATTTTAAATATTTCAGCGTTTCGAGTGTTTCAAACATCTAGATGA
- the dhaL gene encoding dihydroxyacetone kinase subunit DhaL: MVSKEQILQWLQAVAVVLEQNKDYLTEQDAAIGDADHGINMNRGFQKVATQLPSVADKDIGNILKTVSMTLISSVGGASGPLYGTMFLRASTAVAGKSELTDEEMATLFQAFVEGIVQRGKANLGDKTMLDSLSPATDTFQQAVAAGASTAEALQQAVAAAEEGMKQTIPLVAKKGRASYLGDRSAGHQDPGATSTYLILKTLWETVNS; this comes from the coding sequence ATGGTCAGTAAAGAACAAATCCTGCAATGGTTGCAAGCCGTAGCAGTAGTTTTAGAACAAAATAAGGATTATCTAACCGAACAAGACGCGGCAATTGGAGATGCTGACCACGGCATCAATATGAACCGGGGTTTTCAAAAAGTGGCGACTCAGCTACCCAGTGTGGCAGATAAGGATATTGGCAACATCCTCAAAACTGTCAGCATGACGCTCATTTCCAGTGTTGGGGGTGCCAGCGGGCCGTTGTATGGCACGATGTTCCTACGGGCTAGTACGGCAGTCGCAGGCAAGTCGGAACTGACCGATGAGGAGATGGCGACGCTTTTCCAAGCGTTTGTGGAAGGTATTGTGCAACGGGGTAAGGCGAATTTGGGTGATAAAACCATGCTGGATTCTCTATCACCTGCTACAGATACTTTTCAGCAAGCTGTCGCGGCTGGTGCAAGCACCGCAGAAGCCTTACAACAAGCCGTAGCTGCGGCTGAGGAAGGGATGAAACAGACGATTCCCTTGGTAGCGAAGAAAGGCAGGGCGAGTTATTTAGGCGATCGCAGTGCCGGTCATCAAGATCCGGGTGCCACCTCTACTTATCTGATTCTCAAGACGCTGTGGGAAACTGTCAATAGCTAA
- a CDS encoding iron ABC transporter permease, translating into MGEVLGFIQPRPSLLVGLILSLLILLICLVVSIGYGAADISASTIYAALTAFDGSADHLIIRTIRLPRSLIAILVGAAMAIAGAIMQGITRNPLADPGILGINAGAAMAVVIAVFAFGTTDPSFYAWYAFLGAGAAAIAVYFLGSLGRGGLTPLNLTIAGAAISTFLSSVTTGILIFSQRTLDEIRFWMAGSIAGRDFTIVWQVLPYITLGLILAFALGKQITTLNLGEDVAKGLGQRTAWVKIAAAFSVILLAGSAVAAAGPIGFIGLVVPHVVRLLVGVDYRWIMPYSAVFGAILLLTADIGARLLIKPQELPVGVMTAFVGAPLFVYLARFKVKK; encoded by the coding sequence ATGGGGGAGGTTTTAGGATTTATACAGCCACGACCCTCTCTGCTTGTCGGCTTAATTCTGAGCCTCCTGATTCTCCTAATTTGCCTGGTGGTCAGTATTGGCTATGGTGCAGCCGACATTTCTGCAAGCACCATTTATGCAGCGTTGACAGCGTTTGATGGGTCTGCGGATCACCTGATTATTCGGACGATTAGGCTACCGCGATCGCTCATCGCCATCCTGGTTGGTGCCGCAATGGCGATCGCAGGTGCGATTATGCAAGGCATCACTCGCAACCCCTTGGCTGACCCCGGAATCCTGGGAATCAACGCCGGTGCCGCAATGGCAGTGGTCATCGCCGTATTTGCTTTCGGAACAACCGATCCGAGTTTTTATGCTTGGTATGCCTTTCTGGGTGCCGGTGCCGCTGCGATCGCTGTCTATTTCCTCGGTTCCTTGGGTCGTGGTGGACTCACCCCACTCAACCTCACCATCGCCGGTGCAGCGATTAGCACCTTCCTGTCTTCAGTGACAACCGGCATCCTGATTTTCAGCCAACGCACCCTTGATGAAATCCGCTTTTGGATGGCTGGATCGATTGCGGGGCGGGATTTCACGATTGTCTGGCAAGTACTGCCCTATATTACCCTCGGACTGATATTAGCCTTCGCTTTAGGCAAACAAATCACTACCTTGAATCTTGGTGAAGATGTCGCCAAAGGCTTAGGTCAACGAACCGCATGGGTAAAAATTGCCGCTGCTTTCAGTGTCATCTTACTGGCAGGCAGTGCCGTTGCTGCCGCTGGCCCGATTGGATTTATCGGTTTAGTCGTCCCGCACGTTGTCCGCTTGCTGGTTGGCGTTGATTACCGCTGGATTATGCCCTATTCTGCGGTTTTTGGAGCCATCTTACTGTTAACCGCAGATATCGGTGCCAGATTGTTGATTAAGCCGCAAGAACTCCCAGTCGGAGTCATGACTGCTTTCGTGGGTGCGCCCTTGTTCGTTTATCTTGCCCGCTTCAAGGTGAAAAAATGA
- a CDS encoding ABC transporter ATP-binding protein — translation MNRLSTRRLTLAYEGVPIIKNLDLAIPEGKITALVGANGCGKSTLLRGLARLLKPRNGTVYLDAADLFKLSTKEVAKQLGILPQGPVAPEGLTVRDLVALGRYPYQNWLQQWSKEDERLVALALATTGMTELAERSLDTLSGGQRQRAWIAMALAQDTEILLLDEPTTFLDLAHQIEVLDLLLELNQTQGRTLVMVLHDLNQACRYADYLVAVKEGCVYAHGTPMQVMTEAMVREVFGLGCRIVEDPVAGTPMCIPLGRKLKISQEAVLKGDRFSS, via the coding sequence ATGAACCGACTCTCCACCCGCAGGCTCACCTTGGCTTATGAAGGTGTGCCAATTATCAAAAACCTGGATTTGGCGATTCCCGAAGGGAAAATAACCGCTTTAGTGGGTGCCAACGGCTGCGGGAAGTCTACACTGCTGCGGGGCTTGGCGAGATTGCTCAAGCCACGGAACGGGACGGTTTATCTGGATGCGGCTGATTTGTTCAAGTTATCCACGAAAGAGGTTGCCAAGCAACTGGGAATTCTTCCCCAAGGGCCAGTGGCACCCGAAGGGTTAACAGTACGAGATTTAGTGGCGCTGGGGCGTTATCCTTATCAGAACTGGTTGCAACAGTGGTCAAAAGAAGATGAGCGGTTGGTCGCGTTAGCCTTGGCGACGACTGGGATGACCGAATTGGCAGAGCGATCGCTCGATACTCTTTCCGGCGGACAGCGGCAACGCGCTTGGATTGCAATGGCGCTGGCTCAGGATACAGAGATTTTACTCTTAGATGAACCCACAACTTTCTTAGACTTGGCGCACCAAATTGAGGTGTTGGATTTGCTTTTGGAGTTGAACCAGACCCAAGGACGAACGCTGGTAATGGTGTTGCACGATTTAAACCAAGCTTGTCGCTATGCAGATTACCTAGTAGCGGTAAAAGAAGGTTGCGTTTACGCCCACGGAACCCCGATGCAGGTGATGACCGAAGCAATGGTGCGCGAAGTATTTGGGCTGGGTTGTCGCATCGTGGAAGATCCCGTAGCCGGGACACCGATGTGTATTCCGCTGGGGCGGAAACTGAAGATAAGCCAAGAGGCTGTCTTGAAGGGCGATCGCTTTTCTTCTTGA
- a CDS encoding acylase, translating to MRDKTGHLKRKFSRIFPLILGFIFTLFLGSQSLSLPAASTEILWDTYGVPHIYGKDAGSAFRAFGWAQMQSHGNLLLRLYGQARGRSAEYWGEEYLESDQWVQTMGIPERASEWYKAQSPAFRSYIDAFAAGINAYAKEHPQLIDDEVKAVLPVQPVDILAHEQRVMNFTFIVNPQIVQSLADNKSMGSNAWAIAPTHSASGNAMLLANPHLPWSDLFVWYEAQITAPGIDAYGATLVGLPVLAIAFNNNLGWTHTVNTHDGWDAYLLELKDGGYRFDGKVQAFEIEKKILKVKQDDGTLRSESLVIQRSLHGPVVAGKEGKAVALRVVGLEQPGALEQWYSMARATKLPEFEAALKRLQIPMFTVMYADREGHIMHLFNGQVPIRTSGDFEYWEGMIPGDTSKTLWTKTHPYRDLPRVIDPPSGWLQNTNDPPWTTTFPVALNPADFPPYMAPHFMHFRAQRSARMLDEDKQISFEEMIQYKHSTRMELADRFLDDLIPAARQYGDKLARRAADVLQAWDRNADADSRGGVLFYLWAEEMEFDNAFSTPWNENSPRTTPDGLADPQSAVKVLSTAAAKVEAAYKTLDVAWGEVFRLRSEGVDLPANGGSGDLGIFRVVNFAPTKDGRFQAVGGDSYIAAVEFSNPVKAMTLISYGNATQPRSLHLNDQLPLFARKQLRPVWRSRQDIVAHLEQRKVF from the coding sequence ATGCGCGATAAAACCGGACATTTGAAAAGAAAATTTTCTCGAATTTTCCCATTAATATTAGGTTTCATCTTTACTCTATTTTTGGGGAGCCAGAGTCTAAGCTTACCAGCAGCCTCGACTGAAATTCTCTGGGATACCTACGGCGTACCGCATATCTACGGCAAGGATGCAGGAAGCGCATTTCGCGCCTTTGGTTGGGCGCAGATGCAAAGTCATGGCAACCTGCTGTTGCGCCTCTACGGTCAGGCACGGGGACGAAGTGCCGAATACTGGGGAGAGGAGTACCTAGAATCAGATCAATGGGTACAAACGATGGGAATTCCCGAACGTGCCAGCGAGTGGTATAAAGCGCAAAGTCCGGCTTTTCGCAGTTATATAGATGCCTTTGCCGCAGGAATCAATGCCTATGCTAAGGAACATCCCCAACTGATTGATGATGAAGTGAAGGCGGTGCTGCCAGTCCAGCCAGTAGATATCCTGGCTCACGAACAGCGGGTGATGAATTTCACATTTATTGTCAATCCGCAGATTGTGCAAAGCCTTGCCGATAACAAATCAATGGGTTCTAATGCGTGGGCGATCGCGCCCACGCATTCTGCAAGCGGGAACGCGATGCTACTAGCGAACCCGCACCTGCCTTGGTCAGATTTATTTGTCTGGTATGAAGCCCAGATTACCGCACCAGGAATTGACGCTTATGGGGCGACACTCGTCGGACTTCCCGTACTCGCGATCGCATTCAACAATAACCTCGGCTGGACTCACACGGTCAATACCCACGACGGGTGGGACGCTTACCTACTGGAACTAAAAGACGGCGGCTATCGCTTTGACGGTAAAGTTCAAGCCTTTGAGATAGAAAAGAAAATCTTGAAGGTAAAGCAGGATGATGGCACACTGCGCTCAGAATCACTGGTCATACAACGTTCCCTCCACGGCCCTGTTGTCGCAGGCAAGGAGGGAAAAGCCGTGGCATTGCGGGTTGTGGGGCTTGAGCAACCCGGTGCGTTGGAGCAGTGGTACTCGATGGCGCGTGCCACTAAACTGCCTGAATTTGAGGCTGCCCTAAAGCGGTTACAGATTCCGATGTTTACCGTGATGTATGCAGACCGCGAGGGGCATATCATGCATCTATTTAACGGTCAGGTGCCAATTCGCACATCTGGAGACTTTGAATACTGGGAAGGCATGATTCCGGGCGACACGTCTAAAACCTTGTGGACGAAAACTCATCCCTACCGCGATTTGCCCCGCGTCATTGACCCACCTAGCGGCTGGTTACAAAATACCAACGATCCACCGTGGACAACGACTTTCCCCGTGGCGCTCAATCCAGCAGATTTCCCGCCTTACATGGCACCGCATTTCATGCACTTTCGAGCGCAACGCTCTGCGAGAATGCTGGATGAGGATAAACAGATTTCTTTCGAGGAAATGATTCAGTACAAGCACTCGACACGCATGGAACTGGCAGATCGTTTCCTGGATGACTTGATTCCGGCTGCACGGCAGTATGGAGATAAATTAGCGCGTCGAGCCGCTGATGTCCTGCAAGCTTGGGATCGGAATGCAGATGCAGATAGTCGGGGTGGCGTACTCTTTTACCTTTGGGCGGAAGAGATGGAATTCGATAATGCATTTAGTACCCCCTGGAACGAGAATTCCCCGCGCACCACACCCGACGGCTTGGCAGATCCTCAAAGCGCAGTTAAGGTGCTTTCTACCGCAGCAGCAAAGGTAGAGGCAGCTTATAAAACCCTAGATGTAGCCTGGGGTGAAGTTTTCCGGCTACGGTCGGAGGGTGTGGATCTGCCTGCGAATGGTGGCTCTGGAGACCTCGGTATCTTCCGCGTTGTCAATTTTGCTCCGACAAAAGATGGGCGCTTTCAAGCGGTCGGGGGCGATTCTTACATCGCTGCGGTCGAGTTTTCTAACCCAGTCAAGGCAATGACACTCATTAGCTACGGCAATGCAACTCAACCGCGATCGCTCCATCTTAACGATCAGTTACCGCTATTTGCTCGAAAACAGTTGCGTCCAGTATGGCGATCGCGTCAGGATATCGTTGCTCATTTGGAGCAGCGTAAGGTATTCTGA
- a CDS encoding glycosyl hydrolase family 57, translating to MVSSSPKTTLPVLSEVIDGLPNISGWEKEVSAVVNQDNPVFLPTTNIRLEDVTAGFAIALHMHQPTIPAGANGELQSNLQYMFEHPYEGDNHNAGPFAYCYSRMADFIPELVANGCNPRVMLDFSGNLFWGLRQMGRGDILENLKRITCNPTYQPYVEWLGTMWSHAVVPSTPIPDIKLHIQAWQHHFAAIFGWDALARVKGFSPPEMHLPNHPDTLYEFVKALKECGYRWVMVQEHSVETLTGQSLPYKHLPHRLVARNSNGETISITALIKTQGSDTKLVAQMQPYYEAKTLSRQQLGNVSVPPIVTQIGDGENGGVMMNEFPSAFNQAWYQMANEGGGKTGVVGMTGTEYLELIEAAGCTPENYPTCQAIGQHQIWERVTAENYTPEAVANAIAELKQINPNFHMDGASWTNHLSWVNGYENVLTPMNKLSALFHDKIDRLLQGEAESSHSAGESITQQSSYREALMNNLLLQTSCFRYWGQGAWTDYAREIYRRGETLLQDTF from the coding sequence ATGGTTTCCTCATCTCCTAAAACGACGCTTCCCGTTTTATCCGAAGTAATTGATGGATTGCCTAACATTTCCGGATGGGAAAAAGAAGTTAGTGCTGTCGTAAACCAGGATAACCCTGTATTTTTACCTACTACGAATATTCGGTTAGAAGATGTAACGGCTGGATTTGCGATCGCGCTCCATATGCACCAGCCTACCATCCCCGCTGGGGCGAATGGCGAACTCCAGAGCAACCTGCAATATATGTTTGAGCATCCCTACGAAGGAGACAACCATAATGCAGGGCCATTTGCCTATTGTTATAGCCGTATGGCAGATTTTATTCCCGAATTGGTTGCGAATGGTTGCAATCCCCGCGTCATGCTAGATTTCTCCGGGAATCTATTCTGGGGACTGCGACAAATGGGACGAGGAGACATCTTAGAAAATCTCAAGCGCATCACCTGTAACCCCACTTACCAGCCTTATGTAGAATGGCTGGGGACAATGTGGAGTCATGCGGTTGTTCCTTCTACCCCGATTCCCGATATCAAATTACATATTCAAGCATGGCAACATCATTTTGCAGCCATTTTTGGATGGGATGCACTGGCGCGAGTGAAAGGATTTTCTCCTCCAGAAATGCACCTCCCCAACCACCCAGATACGCTGTATGAATTTGTAAAAGCCCTGAAAGAATGTGGATACCGTTGGGTAATGGTTCAAGAGCATTCTGTTGAAACCCTAACGGGTCAATCTTTGCCCTATAAGCATTTGCCTCACCGCTTGGTGGCGCGAAATTCTAATGGCGAAACGATTAGTATTACGGCACTGATTAAGACTCAAGGTTCCGATACAAAATTAGTGGCGCAAATGCAGCCTTACTACGAAGCTAAAACCCTATCTCGGCAGCAGTTAGGAAATGTTTCGGTACCGCCCATTGTTACCCAGATTGGAGATGGTGAAAATGGCGGCGTGATGATGAATGAATTTCCTAGCGCTTTCAACCAAGCCTGGTATCAAATGGCAAATGAAGGCGGAGGAAAAACAGGCGTTGTCGGAATGACAGGTACAGAATACTTGGAACTCATAGAAGCCGCAGGTTGCACGCCTGAAAATTATCCAACTTGTCAAGCAATTGGTCAACACCAAATTTGGGAGCGAGTAACCGCCGAAAATTATACTCCAGAAGCGGTTGCCAATGCGATTGCAGAATTGAAGCAGATTAATCCAAACTTTCACATGGATGGCGCTTCTTGGACGAATCACCTGAGTTGGGTGAATGGATATGAAAATGTCTTGACTCCGATGAATAAACTCAGTGCTTTATTCCACGATAAAATCGACCGATTGCTCCAAGGGGAAGCAGAATCAAGCCATTCGGCGGGGGAATCTATTACCCAACAATCCAGCTATCGAGAGGCACTGATGAATAATCTTTTGCTTCAAACAAGCTGTTTTCGTTACTGGGGACAAGGAGCGTGGACTGACTACGCTCGTGAAATATACCGGCGAGGTGAAACACTTCTTCAGGATACTTTCTAA